The following coding sequences lie in one Musa acuminata AAA Group cultivar baxijiao chromosome BXJ3-1, Cavendish_Baxijiao_AAA, whole genome shotgun sequence genomic window:
- the LOC135628238 gene encoding ubiquitin receptor RAD23b-like isoform X1, with protein MKLTVKTLKGTQFEIQVQPNDTIMAVKKNIEHVQGKDNYPWGQQLLIHNGKVLKDETTLEDNKVNENGFLVVMLSKSKAAGVGGASSAQPSATSTVQHPAAEQTPPSVPPQAPPQTQALESSATGPGGPQGPNAQVSADAYGQAASSSVEESKLEQMVSQLMEMGGGNWDRETVLLALRAAYNNPERAVEYLYSGIPATAEIAVPASPFSSSQASPQGASAPDVAASGPLFGVPNSSPLDMFPQGNTDLGVGAGGGYLDFLRNNQQFLALRAMVQANPQILQPMLQELSKQNPQLLRLIQEHHAEFLQLINEPVDEGLEGDLFDQPEEDEMQHTVNVTAEEQEAIGRLEAMGFDRARVLEAFLACDRNEQLAANYLLEHAGDED; from the exons ATGAAGCTAACGGTGAAGACGCTCAAGGGCACCCAATTCGAAATCCAGGTTCAGCCCAACGACACG ATTATGGCCGTGAAGAAAAATATCGAGCATGTACAAGGAAAAGACAATTATCCATGGGGGCAACAATTGCTGATTCACAATGGAAAAGTTTTGAAAGATGAAACTACACTGGAAGATAACAAAGTTAATGAAAATGGTTTTCTAGTTGTCATGCTTAGTAAG AGTAAAGCTGCAGGTGTTGGTGGAGCATCATCTGCGCAG CCCTCTGCAACTTCTACAGTCCAGCATCCCGCTGCTGAACAGACTCCACCATCAGTTCCACCACAAGCTCCGCCACAAACTCA GGCCCTAGAGAGTTCCGCAACTGGGCCTGGTGGACCCCAAGGACCAAATGCACA GGTATCTGCTGATGCCTATGGTCAAGCTGCATCCAGTTCAGttgaagagagtaaacttgagcAGATGGTTAGTCAATTGATGGAGATGGGTGGTGGTAACTGGGATAGAGAAACAGTTCTGCTTGCCCTTCGTGCTGCTTACAATAACCCGGAGCGTGCTGTGGAGTACCTATATTCT GGTATTCCAGCAACAGCAGAAATTGCAGTTCCAGCTTCTCCTTTCTCTTCATCTCAGGCATCTCCCCAAGGAGCCAGTGCACCTGATGTAGCTGCTTCAGGTCCTCTCTTTGGGGTACCAAACTCGTCTCCCTTGGATATGTTCCCACAG GGCAATACTGATCTTGGTGTGGGTGCTGGAGGTGGATATCTTGACTTCCTCAGAAACAACCAACAG TTCTTAGCCTTGCGAGCTATGGTTCAAGCAAATCCGCAAATTTTGCAG CCAATGCTTCAGGAACTCAGCAAGCAAAACCCTCAGCTATTAAGATTAATACAGGAGCATCATGCCGAGTTTCTTCAGTTAATAAATGAACCTGTTGATGAAGGTCTTGAAGG GGATCTTTTTGATCAGCCTGAGGAAGACGAGATGCAACATACAGTAAATGTGACGGCTGAAGAGCAGGAGGCAATCGGACGA CTTGAAGCAATGGGTTTTGACCGAGCTAGAGTTCTCGAAGCATTCCTAGCGTGTGACAGGAATGAGCAGTTGGCAGCAAACTATTTATTGGAGCATGCAGGTGATGAAGATTGA
- the LOC135628238 gene encoding ubiquitin receptor RAD23b-like isoform X2 gives MKLTVKTLKGTQFEIQVQPNDTIMAVKKNIEHVQGKDNYPWGQQLLIHNGKVLKDETTLEDNKVNENGFLVVMLSKSKAAGVGGASSAQPSATSTVQHPAAEQTPPSVPPQAPPQTQALESSATGPGGPQGPNAQVSADAYGQAASSSVEESKLEQMVSQLMEMGGGNWDRETVLLALRAAYNNPERAVEYLYSGIPATAEIAVPASPFSSSQASPQGASAPDVAASGPLFGGNTDLGVGAGGGYLDFLRNNQQFLALRAMVQANPQILQPMLQELSKQNPQLLRLIQEHHAEFLQLINEPVDEGLEGDLFDQPEEDEMQHTVNVTAEEQEAIGRLEAMGFDRARVLEAFLACDRNEQLAANYLLEHAGDED, from the exons ATGAAGCTAACGGTGAAGACGCTCAAGGGCACCCAATTCGAAATCCAGGTTCAGCCCAACGACACG ATTATGGCCGTGAAGAAAAATATCGAGCATGTACAAGGAAAAGACAATTATCCATGGGGGCAACAATTGCTGATTCACAATGGAAAAGTTTTGAAAGATGAAACTACACTGGAAGATAACAAAGTTAATGAAAATGGTTTTCTAGTTGTCATGCTTAGTAAG AGTAAAGCTGCAGGTGTTGGTGGAGCATCATCTGCGCAG CCCTCTGCAACTTCTACAGTCCAGCATCCCGCTGCTGAACAGACTCCACCATCAGTTCCACCACAAGCTCCGCCACAAACTCA GGCCCTAGAGAGTTCCGCAACTGGGCCTGGTGGACCCCAAGGACCAAATGCACA GGTATCTGCTGATGCCTATGGTCAAGCTGCATCCAGTTCAGttgaagagagtaaacttgagcAGATGGTTAGTCAATTGATGGAGATGGGTGGTGGTAACTGGGATAGAGAAACAGTTCTGCTTGCCCTTCGTGCTGCTTACAATAACCCGGAGCGTGCTGTGGAGTACCTATATTCT GGTATTCCAGCAACAGCAGAAATTGCAGTTCCAGCTTCTCCTTTCTCTTCATCTCAGGCATCTCCCCAAGGAGCCAGTGCACCTGATGTAGCTGCTTCAGGTCCTCTCTTTGGG GGCAATACTGATCTTGGTGTGGGTGCTGGAGGTGGATATCTTGACTTCCTCAGAAACAACCAACAG TTCTTAGCCTTGCGAGCTATGGTTCAAGCAAATCCGCAAATTTTGCAG CCAATGCTTCAGGAACTCAGCAAGCAAAACCCTCAGCTATTAAGATTAATACAGGAGCATCATGCCGAGTTTCTTCAGTTAATAAATGAACCTGTTGATGAAGGTCTTGAAGG GGATCTTTTTGATCAGCCTGAGGAAGACGAGATGCAACATACAGTAAATGTGACGGCTGAAGAGCAGGAGGCAATCGGACGA CTTGAAGCAATGGGTTTTGACCGAGCTAGAGTTCTCGAAGCATTCCTAGCGTGTGACAGGAATGAGCAGTTGGCAGCAAACTATTTATTGGAGCATGCAGGTGATGAAGATTGA
- the LOC103998302 gene encoding uncharacterized protein LOC103998302 translates to MVLDALSSPHRRSQNSVFLSSATKKHVSDHSELGSCSTILERHRFLLTMLALLAFLCTIYLYFAITLGATDSCSGMSGADKALCQAKSLHKGKLKFF, encoded by the coding sequence ATGGTTCTTGATGCATTGTCATCGCCTCACAGGAGGTCTCAGAACTCGGTTTTTCTGTCATCTGCAACCAAGAAGCACGTATCAGATCACAGTGAGTTAGGTTCTTGTTCTACAATTCTTGAGCGGCACAGGTTCCTCTTGACGATGCTAGCTTTGTTGGCATTCCTGTGCACCATCTATCTGTACTTTGCGATTACCTTGGGTGCTACAGATTCCTGTTCAGGGATGTCAGGAGCCGACAAGGCACTCTGCCAGGCTAAATCCTTGCATAAGGGGAAATTAAAATTCTTCTGA
- the LOC135628116 gene encoding APO protein 4, mitochondrial-like translates to MAFWRPVQHYLQGDLYCSLMHLRQYGSKVDWNKLRPMILKRIRNRTKDYPVMRMIPIAQDVLKSREMLAEGISTLLKFIPVKSCKFCPEVYVGETGHQIKTCYGFKHIIKDQPHHWTEGKLNDILTPVESFHLQDMHQSIIKHDQRFDFHRVPAIVELCYQAGVEISDEVLYNCSQESPRSQGNTVKADVSSDKDIKLVAQVTLDAWETLRLGVQKLLLVYPVKVCKYCSEIHVGPSGHKARLCGVFKFERWKGSHMWKKAEVDDLVPPKMVWHRRPHDPPVLVDSGRGFYGHAPAVVELCMQAGARVPMKYFCMMKVHGLTAT, encoded by the exons ATGGCTTTCTGGAGGCCAGTTCAGCATTATCTCCAGGGAGACTTATATTGCTCCCTCATGCATTTGAGGCAGTATGGTTCAAAAGTTGATTGGAATAAGCTTCGGCCAATGATTTTGAAAAGAATAAGAAACAGAACAAAAGATTATCCTGTCATGAGAATGATTCCTATAGCACAAGATGTTCTAAAATCGAGAGAAATGTTGGCAGAAGGCATCTCTACTCTCCTCAAGTTTATCCCGGTTAAGTCATGCAA GTTTTGTCCTGAAGTATATGTTGGTGAGACAGGGCATCAGATTAAAACCTGTTATGGCTTTAAGCATATTATTAAGGACCAGCCACACCATTGGACTGAAGGAAAATTGAATGATATCCTCACTCCAGTTGAGTCCTTTCATCTCCAAGATATGCATCAAAGCATCATAAAGCATGACCAGAGATTTGACTTCCATCGTGTTCCAGCTATTGTTGAATTATGCTATCAAGCTGGAGTTGAAATTTCAGATGAAGTTTTGTATAATTGCAGTCAAGAATCCCCTCGTAGCCAAGGAAACACAGTAAAGGCTGATGTTTCGTCGGACAAAGACATCAAGTTAGTTGCTCAGGTCACCTTGGATGCCTGGGAGACGCTCAGGCTGGGAGTACAGAAGCTATTGCTAGTCTATCCAGTGAAGGTCTGCAAGTATTGTTCAGAAATCCACGTTGGGCCATCAGGGCACAAGGCGCGACTCTGTGGGGTTTTTAAATTTGAAAGATGGAAGGGATCCCACATGTGGAAGAAAGCGGAGGTGGATGACTTGGTACCACCAAAGATGGTGTGGCATCGGCGGCCTCACGATCCACCTGTGCTTGTGGATAGCGGGCGGGGTTTTTATGGGCATGCACCAGCTGTCGTCGAGCTCTGCATGCAAGCTGGTGCCAGAGTGCCGATGAAGTACTTCTGTATGATGAAGGTCCATGGGCTCACAGCCACTTGA
- the LOC103998256 gene encoding protein EXPORTIN 1A → MAERLRDLSKPIDVPLLDATVAAFYGTGSKEERSAADQILRELQNNPDTWLQVVHILQNSQSLNTKFFALQVLESVIKYKWNALPVEQRDGIKNYISDVIVQLSSSEVSFRKERLYVNKLNVILVQVLKHEWPTRWQSFIPDLVSAAKSSETICENCMAILKLLSEEVFDFSRGEMTQQKIKELKQSLNSEFQLIHELCLYVLSASQRTELIRATLATLHAFLSWIPLGYIFESPLLEILLKFFPIASYRNLTLQCLTEVAALQFGDFYDMQYVKMYTIFMIQLQTVIPPGTNISEAYTNGSSEEQAFIQNLALFFTSFYKSHIRVLESPENRAALLMGLEYLIGISYVDDTEVFKVCLDYWNLLVLELFEAHHNLDNPAVAAGLMGLQATLIPEMVDGLGSLLLQRRQLYSGPLSKLRTLMICRMAKPEEVLIVEDENGNIVRETMKDNDVLVQYKIMRETLIYLSHLDHEDTEQQMLKKLSKQLSGEEWSWNNLNTLCWAIGSISGSMMEEQENRFLVMVIRDLLNLCEITKGKDNKAVIASNIMYVVGQYPRFLRAHWKFLKTVVNKLFEFMHETHPGVQDMACDTFLKIVQKCKRKFVITQVGENEPFVSELLSSLPSTVSDLQPHQIHSFYESVGHMIQAEPDPSKRDEYLRRLMDLPNQKWAEIIGQASLSVDVLKDQDVIRAVLNILQTNTSAASSLGTYFFPQISLIFLDMLTVYRMYSELISSSIAEGGPFASKTSFVKLLRSVKRETLKLIETFVDKAEDQPHTGRQFVPPMMDPVLGDYARNLPDARESEVLSLFATIINKYRGVMMEYVPRIFEAVFQCTLEMITKNFEDYPEHRLKFFSLLRAIGTHCFQALIQLSSQQLKLVMDSIIWAFRHTERNIAETGLSLLLELLKNFQVSEFCNQFYRTYYLTIEQEIFAVLTDTFHKPGFKLHVIVLQHLFCLVDSGALTEPLWDASTVPYPYANNTVFVRDYTIKLLGSSFPNMTTPEITQFVGGLFESRNDLPTFKNHIRDFLVQSKEFSAQDNKDLYAEEAAAQRERERQRMLSIPGLIAPNELQDEMVDS, encoded by the exons ATGGCGGAGAGGTTGAGGGATTTGAGCAAGCCGATTGATGTTCCCCTCCTTGATGCGACCGTGGCCGCGTTCTATGGGACGGGATCTAAGGAGGAG CGGTCAGCTGCAGATCAGATTCTACGGGAATTGCAGAACAACCCTGACACCTGGCTGCAAGTGGTTCACATTCTGCAGAATTCACAAAGCTTGAACACTAAGTTTTTTGCACTTCAG GTACTAGAAAGTGTCATTAAGTACAAATGGAATGCCTTGCCAGTCGAGCAGCGTGATGGAATAAAGAATTATATATCTGATGTGATTGTACAG CTTTCTAGTAGTGAAGTTTCCTTTCGGAAGGAGCGGCTGTATGTCAATAAGCTTAATGTCATATTGGTGCAG GTCTTAAAGCATGAGTGGCCAACCAGATGGCAGAGCTTCATTCCTGATCTTGTTTCAGCTGCAAAGAGTAGTGAAACAATCTGTGAAAATTGCATGGCTATACTAAAG CTTTTAAGTGAAGAAGTTTTTGATTTCTCAAGAGGAGAGATGACTCAGCAAAAGATAAAGGAACTTAAGCAGTCTTTGAATAG TGAATTTCAACTCATCCACGAGTTATGCTTATACGTACTGTCAGCATCACAACGAACAGAGCTTATCCGGGCTACCTTGGCAACCCTTCATGCTTTTTTATCATGGATTCCTCTTGGTTATATATTTGAATCTCCACTG CTGGAGATACTCTTGAAATTCTTTCCTATCGCATCATACCGGAACCTTACACTTCAGTGTTTGACAGAG GTTGCGGCGCTTCAGTTTGGTGACTTCTATGACATGCAGTATGTGAAGATGTATACAATCTTTATGATACAATTGCAG ACTGTCATCCCACCTGGTACAAATATCTCTGAAGCTTATACAAATGGTTCCAGTGAAGAACAG gcTTTCATCCAGAACCTTGCATTGTTTTTTACTTCGTTTTACAAG TCTCACATACGAGTACTGGAATCTCCTGAAAATAGAGCTGCCTTATTGATGGGCCTTGAGTATCTTATTGGTATCTCATACGTCGATGACACTGAGGTTTTCAAG GTTTGCTTGGATTATTGGAATTTACTGGTTCTAGAACTGTTTGAAGCGCATCACAACTTGGACAACCCTGCTGTTGCTGCAGGCTTGATGGGTCTTCAG GCTACACTGATACCAGAGATGGTTGATGGCCTTGGTTCACTGCTTCTGCAGAGGCGGCAACTTTATTCAGGTCCATTATCAAAGTTAAGAACGCTCATGATTTGTCGTATGGCTAAACCAGAAGAGGTTTTGATTGTTGAGGATGAAAATGGAAATATTGTTCGTGAAACTATGAAAGACAATGATGTGCTTGTTCAATATAAG ATCATGAGGGAAACACTTATATACTTGTCACACCTTGATCATGAGGACACAGAACAACAG ATGTTGAAGAAGTTGAGTAAGCAATTGAGTGGGGAAGAGTGGTCTTGGAACAACTTAAACACATTGTGCTGGGCTATTGGATCAATATCGGGTTCAATGATGGAGGAGCAG GAAAATAGATTTTTAGTAATGGTCATTCGTGATTTGCTGAATCTTTGTGAAATTACGAAAGGAAAAGATAACAAAGCTGTGATCGCTAGCAATATCAT GTATGTTGTAGGACAGTATCCGAGATTTCTCCGAGCCCATTGGAAATTTCTTAAAACAGTTGTGAATAAGTTGTTTGAGTTTATGCATGAAACTCATCCAGGAGTTCAG GACATGGCTTGTGATACTTTTCTGAAAATTGTCCAGAAATGTAAGCGTAAGTTTGTGATCACCCAG GTAGGAGAGAATGAGCCATTTGTTTCTGAACTTCTGTCGAGTCTACCAAGTACTGTTTCAGATCTTCAGCCTCACCAGATTCACTCATTTTATGAATCC GTTGGCCATATGATTCAAGCAGAACCTGATCCTTCTAAGAGGGATGAATATTTGAGAAGGTTAATGGATCTTCCAAATCAG AAATGGGCTGAAATCATTGGACAAGCAAGTCTTAGTGTTGATGTCCTGAAAGATCAAGATGTCATAAGAGCAGTTCTTAATATATTGCAG ACAAACACAAGTGCTGCTAGTTCTCTTGGGACATATTTCTTTCCACAAATATCTCTGATATTCTTGGACATGCTTACTGTATACAG AATGTACAGTGAGTTAATATCTAGTAGTATAGCTGAAGGAGGGCCCTTTGCGTCAAAAACATCTTTTGTGAAGCTTTTGCG ATCTGTGAAACGGGAGACACTCAAGCTAATCGAGACATTTGTAGACAAGGCTGAAGATCAGCCACATACTGGAAGGCAGTTTGTGCCACCAATGATGGATCCTGTTCTTGGTGACTATGCTAGAAACCTGCCAGATGCCAGGGAATCTGAAGTTTTGTCACTCTTTGCAACAATTATAAACAA ATATAGAGGTGTCATGATGGAGTATGTACCTCGCATATTTGAAGCTGTTTTTCAGTGCACGCTTGAG ATGATCACCAAGAATTTTGAGGATTACCCAGAACATCGCCTCAAGTTTTTCTCTTTACTGCGTGCAATTGGTACTCACTGTTTTCAAGCTTTAATTCAACTCTCAAGTCAG CAATTGAAACTTGTGATGGATTCAATCATCTGGGCTTTTCGGCATACTGAAAGGAATATTGCTGAGACTGGACTTAGTCTTTTGTTAGAGTTGCTGAAGAACTTCCAG GTTTCGGAGTTCTGTAACCAATTCTATAGAACATACTATTTGACAATCGAGCAAGAAATTTTTGCTGTCCTGACAGATACATTCCACAAGCCTGGCTTTAAGTTGCATGTTATAGTGCTTCAGCATTTGTTTTGTTTG GTTGATTCTGGTGCATTAACAGAGCCCCTATGGGATGCTTCTACAGTTCCATATCCATATGCAAATAATACAGTATTTGTTCGTGATTACACCATAAAACTATTAGGATCATCTTTTCCAAATATGACGACACCAGAG ataACTCAATTTGTTGGTGGATTATTTGAGTCAAGAAATGATCTTCCAACCTTCAAGAACCATATACGAGATTTTCTTGTGCAATCAAAAGAGTTCTCTGCTCAG GACAACAAGGATCTTTACGCCGAGGAGGCTGCAGCGCAAAGAGAACGTGAACGTCAGAGAATGTTGTCGATCCCCGGGCTAATTGCCCCAAACGAGCTACAGGATGAGATGGTGGATTCATAG